The following are encoded in a window of Pan troglodytes isolate AG18354 chromosome 4, NHGRI_mPanTro3-v2.0_pri, whole genome shotgun sequence genomic DNA:
- the TRAPPC13 gene encoding trafficking protein particle complex subunit 13 isoform X9: MYFRKFFKFQVLKPLDVKTKFYNAETDEVFLEAQIQNMTTSPMFMEKVSLEPSIMYNVTELNSVSQAGECVSTFGSRAYLQPMDTRQYLYCLKPKNEFAEKAGIIKGVTVIGKLDIVWKTNLGERGRLQTSQLQRMAPGYGDVRLSLEAIPDTVNLEEPFHITCKITNCSERTMDLVLEMCNTNSIHWCGISGRQLGKLHPSSSLCLALTLLSSVQGLQSISGLRLTDTFLKRTYEYDDIAQVCVVSSAIKVES, encoded by the exons ACTGATGAAGTATTTCTGGAAGCCCAGATTCAGAATATGACAACCTCACCTATGTTTATGGAGAAAGTTTCACTGGAGCCATCTATTATGTACAATGTAACAGAATTAAATTCAGTCAGCCAAGCTGGAGAATG TGTGTCTACGTTTGGGTCAAGAGCATATTTGCAACCAATGGATACACGCCAGTACTTATACTGCCTAAAGCCAAAGAATGAATTTGCAGAAAAAGCAGGCATCATTAAGGGAGTAACAGTAATTGGAAAATTGGATATAGTATGGAAAACAAATCTAGGTGAAAGGGGAAGGTTACAGACCAGCCAACTTCAAAGAATG GCTCCAGGTTATGGAGATGTTAGGTTGTCTTTGGAGGCAATACCAGATACCGTAAACCTTGAAGAACCTTTTCATATTACCTGTAAAATAACAAACTGCAG TGAAAGGACTATGGATCTGGTTTTGGAAATGTGCAATACCAATTCCATCCACTGGTGTGGAATTTCAGGAAGACAGCTGGGAAAGCTGCATCCAAGTTCTTCGCTCTGTCTTGCCCTTACTCTGCTTTCTTCAGTACAGGGACTGCAA aGCATCTCTGGCTTAAGACTAACAGACACATTCTTAAAGAGAACATATGAATATGATGACATCGCACAAGTCTGTGTGGTATCTTCTGCCATTAAAGTGGAAAGCTGA
- the TRAPPC13 gene encoding trafficking protein particle complex subunit 13 isoform X8, with product MYFRKFFKFQVLKPLDVKTKFYNAETDEVFLEAQIQNMTTSPMFMEKVSLEPSIMYNVTELNSVSQAGECVSTFGSRAYLQPMDTRQYLYCLKPKNEFAEKAGIIKGVTVIGKLDIVWKTNLGERGRLQTSQLQRMAPGYGDVRLSLEAIPDTVNLEEPFHITCKITNCSSERTMDLVLEMCNTNSIHWCGISGRQLGKLHPSSSLCLALTLLSSVQGLQSISGLRLTDTFLKRTYEYDDIAQVCVVSSAIKVES from the exons ACTGATGAAGTATTTCTGGAAGCCCAGATTCAGAATATGACAACCTCACCTATGTTTATGGAGAAAGTTTCACTGGAGCCATCTATTATGTACAATGTAACAGAATTAAATTCAGTCAGCCAAGCTGGAGAATG TGTGTCTACGTTTGGGTCAAGAGCATATTTGCAACCAATGGATACACGCCAGTACTTATACTGCCTAAAGCCAAAGAATGAATTTGCAGAAAAAGCAGGCATCATTAAGGGAGTAACAGTAATTGGAAAATTGGATATAGTATGGAAAACAAATCTAGGTGAAAGGGGAAGGTTACAGACCAGCCAACTTCAAAGAATG GCTCCAGGTTATGGAGATGTTAGGTTGTCTTTGGAGGCAATACCAGATACCGTAAACCTTGAAGAACCTTTTCATATTACCTGTAAAATAACAAACTGCAG CAGTGAAAGGACTATGGATCTGGTTTTGGAAATGTGCAATACCAATTCCATCCACTGGTGTGGAATTTCAGGAAGACAGCTGGGAAAGCTGCATCCAAGTTCTTCGCTCTGTCTTGCCCTTACTCTGCTTTCTTCAGTACAGGGACTGCAA aGCATCTCTGGCTTAAGACTAACAGACACATTCTTAAAGAGAACATATGAATATGATGACATCGCACAAGTCTGTGTGGTATCTTCTGCCATTAAAGTGGAAAGCTGA